The proteins below come from a single Rosa rugosa chromosome 2, drRosRugo1.1, whole genome shotgun sequence genomic window:
- the LOC133733437 gene encoding PRA1 family protein B4-like, which translates to MSTTVPPVLPISTTSVAAAGSIDSQASQPRIATMVFRAFINHITDTVRNGLSQRRPWAELADRSAFSKPESFSDATLRVRKNYSYFRVNYLAVVALIVAVSLFTHPFSLGLLAAWLFLYLFRPTDQPLVIFGRTFSDTQTLKGLVGLSVFVVFLTSVRSVLISALRVGVAVVLHIHHDQLTWIV; encoded by the coding sequence ATGTCAACCACCGTCCCACCCGTCCTCCCGATCTCCACCACCTCTGTCGCCGCCGCCGGATCCATCGATTCCCAGGCCTCCCAGCCTCGGATCGCCACCATGGTCTTCCGCGCCTTCATCAACCACATCACCGACACTGTCCGCAACGGCCTCTCCCAGCGCCGCCCCTGGGCAGAGCTTGCCGACCGCTCCGCCTTCTCCAAGCCCGAGTCGTTCTCCGACGCCACCCTCCGCGTCCGCAAGAACTACTCCTACTTCCGCGTCAACTACCTCGCCGTCGTCGCCCTCATTGTCGCCGTCTCCCTCTTCACCCACCCCTTCTCCCTCGGCCTCCTCGCCGCCTGGCTCTTCCTCTACCTCTTCCGCCCCACCGATCAGCCCCTCGTTATCTTCGGCCGGACTTTCTCCGACACCCAAACCCTAAAGGGCCTCGTCGGCCTCAGCGTCTTCGTCGTCTTCCTCACCTCCGTCAGATCCGTCCTCATCTCCGCTCTCAGGGTCGGAGTTGCCGTCGTACTCCATATTCACCATGATCAATTAACCTGGATAGTCTGA